A window of Streptomyces armeniacus contains these coding sequences:
- the allB gene encoding allantoinase AllB has protein sequence MSDAPLVLRSTRVSTPEGTRAATVAVDDGRITDVLPYEAYDRYASAPPDSARLADLGDDVLLPGLVDTHVHVNDPGRTEWEGFYTATRAAAAGGITTLLDMPLNSLPPTTDVANLRVKQDVARGKAHIDTGFWGGAIPGNAGELRALHAAGVYGFKCFLSPSGVDEFPQLDPDGLETALTEIAAFDGLLIVHAEDPDQLAAAPQRTGGRYADFLASRPRDAETDAITRLVDLAAKLDARVHILHLSAADALPLIASAQREGVRVTAETCPHFLTLTAEEVPDGATEFKCCPPIRERENQDALWQGLADGTISCVVSDHSPCTVDLKTPDFSSAWGGISSLQLGLPAVWTEARRRGHSLDDVARWMSAGPAALAGLGTKGAIAPGRDADFAVLAPEETFTVDAAELHHRNQVTAYAGRTLHGVVRSSWLRGLQITDHGQLLRKTGRLIERTTP, from the coding sequence TTGTCCGACGCCCCGCTCGTGCTGCGCTCGACACGCGTCAGCACCCCAGAAGGGACACGCGCGGCCACTGTCGCGGTCGACGACGGCCGGATCACGGACGTGCTCCCGTACGAGGCGTACGACCGGTACGCGTCCGCGCCGCCCGACAGCGCACGGCTGGCGGACCTCGGCGACGACGTGCTGCTGCCCGGCCTCGTCGACACCCACGTCCACGTCAACGATCCGGGCCGCACCGAGTGGGAGGGCTTCTACACCGCCACCCGCGCCGCCGCCGCGGGCGGCATCACCACCCTTCTCGACATGCCGCTCAACTCGCTGCCGCCGACCACCGACGTCGCGAACCTCCGCGTCAAGCAGGACGTGGCGCGCGGCAAGGCGCACATCGACACCGGCTTCTGGGGCGGCGCCATCCCCGGCAACGCCGGTGAGCTGCGCGCCCTGCACGCGGCCGGCGTGTACGGCTTCAAGTGCTTCCTCTCGCCCTCCGGCGTCGACGAGTTCCCCCAACTCGACCCGGACGGGCTGGAGACCGCGCTCACCGAGATCGCCGCGTTCGACGGGCTGCTGATCGTCCACGCCGAGGACCCGGACCAGCTCGCCGCCGCGCCGCAGCGGACCGGCGGCCGGTACGCCGACTTCCTCGCGTCCCGCCCGCGCGACGCCGAGACCGACGCCATCACCCGCCTCGTCGACCTCGCCGCCAAGCTCGACGCGCGAGTGCACATCCTGCACCTGTCCGCCGCGGACGCGCTGCCGCTGATCGCCTCGGCGCAACGGGAGGGCGTACGGGTCACCGCGGAGACCTGCCCGCACTTCCTGACGCTGACCGCCGAGGAAGTCCCGGACGGCGCCACCGAGTTCAAGTGCTGCCCGCCGATCCGGGAGCGCGAGAACCAGGACGCGCTGTGGCAGGGCCTGGCCGACGGCACCATCAGCTGCGTCGTCTCCGACCACTCGCCGTGCACCGTCGACCTCAAGACCCCCGACTTCAGCTCGGCCTGGGGCGGCATCTCCTCGCTCCAGCTCGGCCTGCCCGCGGTGTGGACCGAGGCCCGGCGGCGCGGGCACAGTCTGGACGACGTCGCGCGGTGGATGTCCGCCGGGCCCGCCGCCCTGGCCGGCCTCGGCACCAAGGGCGCCATCGCGCCGGGTCGCGACGCGGACTTCGCCGTCCTCGCGCCCGAGGAGACCTTCACCGTGGACGCGGCCGAGCTGCACCACCGCAACCAGGTCACCGCGTACGCGGGCCGGACGCTGCACGGCGTCGTACGGTCCAGCTGGCTGCGCGGCCTGCAGATCACCGACCACGGACAGCTCCTCCGCAAGACCGGCCGACTGATCGAGAGGACCACGCCGTGA